From a single Sphingobium lignivorans genomic region:
- a CDS encoding MaoC family dehydratase: MSYYWEDLEPGISDSFGPFTVDREEVIAFARRYDPQPFHLDEDAAAQTHFGRLAASGWHTCAMMMAAMVERWQAVPGWQEQSLGAMGIDELRWKRPVFPGDVLRGSSELIEKIASRSRPEMGILKWQTRIINQHDEEVLSLMSIAMQKRRPADG; this comes from the coding sequence CTATTACTGGGAAGATCTCGAGCCGGGCATCAGTGACAGTTTCGGCCCCTTCACGGTCGACCGCGAGGAAGTGATCGCTTTCGCCCGGCGCTACGATCCCCAGCCCTTCCACCTCGATGAGGACGCGGCGGCGCAGACCCATTTCGGGCGGCTGGCCGCCAGCGGCTGGCACACCTGCGCGATGATGATGGCCGCCATGGTCGAGCGCTGGCAGGCTGTCCCCGGCTGGCAGGAACAGTCGCTCGGCGCGATGGGCATCGATGAGCTACGCTGGAAGCGCCCGGTCTTCCCCGGCGACGTCCTGCGCGGCAGCAGTGAACTGATCGAGAAGATCGCCAGCCGTTCCCGCCCGGAGATGGGCATCCTCAAATGGCAGACCCGCATCATCAACCAGCATGACGAGGAGGTGCTGAGCCTCATGTCCATCGCGATGCAGAAACGCCGCCCGGCAGACGGGTAA